In the Oncorhynchus keta strain PuntledgeMale-10-30-2019 chromosome 14, Oket_V2, whole genome shotgun sequence genome, one interval contains:
- the LOC118393118 gene encoding beta-crystallin B3-like: protein MSEQQSAPEQLAAGKSQGGAGATYKVVLFEFENFQGRKAEFSTECKDVSEKGLEKVGSMLVESGPWVGYDRQGFAGEQFVLEKGEYPRWDTWTNSQYSYSFWSMRPLKVDSAEHKLHLFESPGFTGRKMEIVDDDVPSLWGHGFQDRVASVKALNGTWVGYMYPGYRGCQYVFECGDFKHWNDWDAPAPQIQSVRRVRDMQWHKRGCFTVPAPSPDPAPAPAPAPAPVPPAPPAASGAS from the exons ATGTCGGAGCAGCAGAGCGCCCCTGAGCAACTGGCTGCAGGGAAGAGCCAGGGTGGAGCAGGAGCCACTTACAAG GTGGTGCTGTTTGAGTTTGAGAATTTCCAGGGCCGCAAGGCTGAGTTTTCTACTGAGTGTAAAGATGTTTCAGAGAAGGGCCTGGAGAAGGTGGGCTCTATGCTGGTTGAGTCTGGCCC aTGGGTGGGGTATGACCGCCAGGGGTTTGCAGGTGAGCAGTTTGTTCTGGAGAAAGGCGAGTATCCACGCTGGGACACCTGGACCAACAGCCAGTACAGCTACTCCTTCTGGTCCATGCGGCCTCTCAAAGTG GATAGTGCCGAACACAAGCTCCATCTGTTTGAGAGCCCAGGCTTCACTGGTAGAAAGATGGAgattgttgatgatgatgttccCAGTTTGTGGGGACATGGTTTCCAAGATCGCGTAGCGAGTGTCAAGGCCCTCAACGGAAC ATGGGTCGGCTACATGTACCCTGGCTACAGGGGGTGCCAGTACGTGTTTGAGTGTGGAGACTTCAAGCACTGGAACGACTGGGATGCCCCTGCACCTCAGATCCAGTCTGTCCGACGTGTGCGAGACATGCAGTGGCACAAGAGGGGGTGTTTCACCGTCCCTGCTCCTTCCCCTGATCCAGCTCCTGCCCCCGCTCCTGCCCCAGCACCCGTACCCCCTGCACCCCCTGCCGCCTCCGGGGCCAGCTGA